Proteins encoded within one genomic window of Natator depressus isolate rNatDep1 chromosome 1, rNatDep2.hap1, whole genome shotgun sequence:
- the LOC141992801 gene encoding glutamine amidotransferase-like class 1 domain-containing protein 3, mitochondrial, which translates to MGKRVALVLAGCGVFDGSEVHEASAALVHLSRGGAQVRIFAPNIEQMHVVDHFRGSPTEEKRNVLVESARLARGNIEDLAELKVGEFDAVIFPGGFGVAKNLCSWAVDGKNCTVNELVKSTLQAFHSAKKPIGLCCISPVLAAKVFPGCEVTVGHDKNVDERFPDAETASAIVELGCKHICKDVTESHVDATNKIVTTCAFMCKAPLHEIFDGIGTMVAEVLKLS; encoded by the exons ATGGGGAAGCGGGTGGCCCTGGTGCTGGCCGGCTGCGGGGTGTTCGATGGCAGCGAGGTGCACGAGGCCTCGGCCGCCCTGGTTCACCTCAGCAGGGGCGGAGCGCAG GTAAGGATATTTGCACCCAACATAGAGCAGATGCATGTAGTAGATCATTTCAGAGGAAGTCcaacagaagagaagagaaatgtGTTAGTTGAAAGTGCCAGGCTAGCAAGAGGCAACATTGAAGATCTGGCTGAACTGAAAGTTGGTGAATTTGATGCAGTCATTTTTCCAG gtGGATTTGGTGTAGCAAAGAATCTGTGTTCCTGGGCAGTGGATGGAAAGAACTGTACTGTCAATGAGCTTGTGAAGTCCACTCTTCAGGCTTTCCATAGTGCTAAGAAACCCATTGGTTTGTGCTGTATATCCCCAGTGCTGGCAGCTAAAGTCTTCCCAGGTTGTGAAGTCACAGTTGGCCATGATAAAAATGTAGATGAAAG GTTTCCTGATGCTGAAACCGCATCTGCTATAGTAGAACTTGGATGCAAGCACATTTGTAAAGATGTAACTGAATCGCACGTGGATGCCACCAACAAAATAGTCACTACTTGTGCTTTCATGTGCAAAGCTCCTTTGCATGAAATCTTTGATGGAATAGGAACAATGGTGGCAGAAGTCCTGAAACTCAGCTGA